The window CACTCAAAACCCGATGGGCAATGTTCAGTTTTGAATTCAAGACGCTGGTAATTTCCATGATACCCTCCCCCTGTGGCCGGTTCCTCAATTCTAGCCTTGGGCAGCCGAAGATTGAATTCCCCGGCAGGCTAAATCGCCCAACGGCAGGGCTGAATGCCCGACGAAGCGGGGGGATGGATTAATCGTCGGAGCCGGGGCTGATGGGCAGGGGGACCGTCACCTGATTTTCGGGCTCTTCCTGTAGCTCCAGACGGCGTTTTTTGGCCTCTTCTTCCGCTTTTTTCTCGGCGGCGGATTTGGGCACCACCGGGCGTTGATCCACTACGGCGCCAGCCCCGGCGGGACGGGCGTTCAAGGGGGCCTTTTTAATTTCTGCGGGTCTCATGGGCTGAACGGACGGGGTATTAACTGGGCTGGGCGTGGCGGCCGGTACTGGGCCCCCTGCACCGGTCTGGGCCGAAGCGGGTTTGCTTTCCGAAACGGCTGGGCTGTTGACTTGGGCGTTGGTGGACGCTTGCTGGCTGTCTGTGGCTGGGGCCCCATTGGTGGATGCGGTGGGTTGTGTTCCGGCCGTCTCCGTTTGCGTTTGTGTTACAGCCTCCGCGGTCGGTTCCGGCTTGGGGGCGGTGGCGGCATCCAGGGCCCTGCTTTGGGCCATGCACTGTAAAAAGGCCTTGTCCTTGGCGATCCAGTACAGGCCGTTGAGTTGAAAGCTCAGCCCATTGGGCACAAATACCAGCTGCTCTTCCATACTCCCCAACCCACGCTGTACTTTTCGGTTCAGTACATCCAGGAAACGCTGAGGGTCTGCCTTGCCGGATTTATCTTTCAAAAACTCCCGGCGAAAACCGATTTCATTGCGGTCGTACTCTTCCAAATCCCCCAGAAAACTCTCCACGCAGTTGGTCATAATCATAAACTGGCGGCGACCCACGCCCTTTTTAAACGCTTCACTGGCGTAGTCGTCGTAAATAACGCCGTACCGCTTGTTTCGCTCCAGTTCCTGAATGTCATCGGCGGCCATTTGCAACAGGGCCAGTTCGTCCTTGCGGTAGGCGTACTGCGGCGCGTTAGGGTCTTTGGGATCGACACTGACCCGATCGCTGCGACATCCGGCCAGACACAGCACCGAGAGCAAGCCCAGAAAGAGAACAGCGCTTACTTTTTTAGCGGACAGTGGATTTAACTCCTGTAGTACTAGGAACGCCATGCGCCTGAACCAAGCCTCATCCGATTCTTATTCGCACTGATTATGCTTTGATCTCATCTTGATCTTGCCGGGAGCTGAATACGCTCTACCAAACAGCGAGCAACAGCTCTGGTATTGTACTTTTCCATTGTAACGCAAATTGAGCCCTGATGACTGTCTCTGTTCCGGGTCTTTTTATTCAGGTTTTCCAGGAATTTCGCAGGAAAGGGAATACAGGGGGCCAGCCGGTGTGGGCCAGTCCCTCCTGACCTAATCGATTTTCTGGAACATGTAGCCGATACCGCGCGCGGTCAGAATCAGCTCCGGGTTGCTGATATCGGTTTCCAGCTTGGAGCGCAGGCGGCTGATATGCACATCCACGACCCGGGTATCAATGCGATGATCCGGCGGGTAGGACCAGACGTGCTGCAAAATTTCCCCGCGAGAGAAAGGCTTGCCGGAGTTGTTGACCAACAGTTCCAGCAGGCTGAATTCCATACCGGTCAAGCGAACCCGCTCATTTTTCTTGAAAACCTGGCGCTTGTTCAAATCCACCTTCAGGTGACCAATGGCCACCACGTTGTTGGTTTCCTTGCTGGCTGCGGGCGTTCCGCCGCTTTTGCTGGTCGTCCGCCGCAGGATGCACTTGACCCGGGCTTCCAGTTCCTTGGGGCTGAAGGGTTTGACCACGTAATCATCGGCGCCCAGTTCCAGACCGGTAATGCGCTCGGCCACATCGCCCAGGGCGGTCAGAATGATGACCGGGGTGTCGGCCTGTTTTCGAATTTCCTTGGTGACCCCATAGCCGTCCATTTTGGGCATCATAATGTCCAGCACCACAATATCGGGCAGGAATTTGTTGAAAACGTCCATGGCCTCTTCACCATCAGCGGCGGTAGCGGTGTCAAAGCCCAGCATCTTGAAGCGGGTCTCCAGAATCCTGCGAATGCTGGCTTCATCATCGACGATTAAAATTTTGTCAGCACGCCCGGTCGATTTTTGGCCGCTTGCGGATTCTTTTTCAGATGTAGCACTCAATGGGGTAAACCTCTCTCGCCATTTCTGATGATTTTAATAAAAACTGTGGTGTTTCAGGGAAGCCACGGTCTGTGCTGGGGATTTGGCGTGGATGACGCAGAACATGTGTGCCGTCTGGCATCCATACAATGTAAACACCCTGTCCACAGCTCAAAATTGACTCTCTTTTATAACGTTTGCCTGATCGCACTCCCTTAATCATACTAGAGACCGAAAGCACAGTAAAGTCACAATCCGCTGGTTGGATGGCACCGCCCGCTTCGGAGCGGCAGGCTGGAAACCGCCGCTTCACAGCGGGCAGACAAAAAGCCCGAGTCCGTGAACCGGGCTTTTTGGGCTATTGGACTGTGGCTTCAGCTATTTTGAATGACGGGCTGACCAACCAGATAATTGTCCAGAATTTCCTGGAGCATGGCCGGGGATGGCTTTTTTCCGAATTCCTGCAGGAACGTTTGCTCCAGCATGCGGCTCATCAGGCTGTGGCCTTCCGGGCTGATGGTGCCCATAAAGCTGTCCATGGCGCGCTCAACACTGGACGGGCTGCCCCCCAGCCGGGCGTGCATATGTTGAGATTTGCCCTGTGCGGCCAAAAGATCGAGCATTCGGTCGGGCGTGATTTTGAGATCGGCGTACGGATCGCCCGGCTCACCGGCTGCGGACGTGCCGGTTTCAGGGGCTTCCTGTTTTTTTTGTTTGCTACCGGGCGTAAAATGAGCGCCCAGTTTCTTATCGGGGTTAAAACCGTTCATGTCAGTCATTGGGTCTTGTTCCCTCGTTGTTTAAGTTCACTCAATCGGCTTCGGCAGGACGATGAAAATCTTGAGGCCCGGGTGTTGAAAGATTTACAAATCTTGTAACGGGTTATTTGTCTGTATTTATTATTTTATCAAACTATTGACAATCGGCATGGCCCGATGGTGGCCCAGGCTTCATGGTGCTGGGTGGACCATCCACAGCAGGGCGGCCCGAATGGCTGCCGGATGTTTTATGGCGTCTCCCCTGAAAGTCCGATCCCGGCAGGGGGCATGTCCATTATACGTCGGGACGCTCCGGCATGGTCTGATTTTGGGCCTCGGGGGGCGCAATCTCCTTCATGTGGAGTAGGCTGTGATTCCGGAAGCCGCCCTGTCCCGGAAAATCCCGGCTGCTCGTGCTGCCCGGCCTGCGCTTTCGTCCGGCTGGGTCAATCCGGATTGATTTTTTGTTTTTATTGTATATAGAAAGCGCAAATTTGAAAAAAGAAAAACCTGCTAATGGCATTGAGAGGTGTCCTGTTATGCCCAGAAAGAAAGCTGGCAAGGTGGCTGCCACCAAAACCGCCGCCACGTCCGAAAAAAAAACGCCGCTGACCCAACCCCACGCTAAAACCCGGTCTAAAACCCTGAAAGACAGGGAAAACAGACTGGCCCTGATGGGATACGTGCGGGGCAAAGACTGGTCCACGGAACAGATACGCAATTTGCAGGCCATTGAACAGGCTCTGGAAGAGTGTTCTGTTGTCCTGAAGGCCCTGCCGGAACAGTCCACGGAAGAGGCTGGAATCATTGAGCGACTGCAAGCCCTGGAAATGGAACGTTTCCAGTTGCTGGGCCAACTCCACGGCAACCGGGTGAACGATTACCACCTGCTCATTTCATAACGCCCGCCACTAACCGGCATTAATGCCAACGGGTCTTGAAATTATTGAAATTATTGGGCATTCCCCCCCCCCGGCGGGAGGAGAAACGTCCGTTCGCCCTCATCTCAAGTCGATCTCAACTTAATCTCAAAGTGACCGGAGCGCCCCTTTGCCCCGGACTTCTGGCCCATTCGCAGGATGACGGAGCCAGGAATATCCACCATACTGAAGGCTAGAGCAAAAAACGGAGTGGTGGGCCCTCTGGCCCCTGTATCGATCAATGACCAATGTTTTCGCTCAGGAATTGGGAATCCCCCTGCCCCGATGCTGCAATCTGGGTTCCTGCTGTAAAGGGGCCTCTCCCAGCACACCTTACCATCAGCTACTGCCCCGGGCGGTGGCTGGCGATGATTTCGCCCGTGGGTTTTTCTCCATTATGGTGCCGTATGCCACCCATGCGGAAGCGGAACAAGTGGTTCCGGGCATTGTGGAACGCACCCTGAAAGCGGCGGAAAAACAGGAGGCCTTCGCTTCCCCGGCGGATGTGGTGTTTTACCGTTGCCGCTACCAAACCGAAGATAACCGCTGCGGGGTGTGGGAAGATCGTCCCCAGTTCTGCCGGGATTACCCGGACACCCCCTTTGTGGTGATGGCCCCCGGCTGCGCCTTTGAAGGGTGGGGCAAGGCTTGCAAGGAAAAATTTTACGCCCTGAAAGCGGAAGTTTCCCGCCTGAAAGAACTAAAAACCGAACTGGACGTTTTGAAAAAAGCCCAGTCCCTGGGCTTATCCGCAGAGGCCAGTGCTATCTCCGATTCTGAAGTCCTTGCGCCGGAGACTGCTTACAGTCATCCGTACACGAAGATTGACGAGTTATTACGGGCTGTCCATAATACAGAAAACTTGAGTTTGATCTTGTCCTTAACCCGTTTGTATGTGGCTTCGCCACTGCCATCGGTTTATTTTATTCGCTTTGGGTTTTAATTTTTCCAAAAAATTGCTATATCCAAAAATTGCTATACGCAGGGGGTCTTCATTATGTCTTATTTTGAGATGTTGCAAACACGCGGGCACGAAGGCGTGGTCTTCTGCTCGGATGCTCAGACCGGGCTAAAGGCCATCATCGCCATTCACGATACCACCTTGGGGCCCGCGCTGGGGGGATGTCGCATGAAAAGCTACGCCTCCGAAGCCGAGGCCCTGACCGATGTATTGCGCCTGTCCCGGGCCATGACCTACAAATCCGCCATGGCCGGGTTGAATCTGGGTGGCGGGAAGTCGGTGGTCATTCTGGAGCGGCCGGAGCATAAAACCCCGGCGTTGCTGAAAGCCTTTGCCGAGCGCATTAACCTGTTGAAAGGGAATTACATCGGGGCGGGCGATGTGGGCTCCAATACCGACGATTTGAAAATCCTGCGCCAGCATTCTCCTTACATTACCGGTCTGGCGGAAGCCGATGGGGGGCTGGGCGATTCTTCCATCCTGACCGCCCTGGGGGTCTTTCGGGGGATTCAGGCTGCTGTGTTTCAAAAACTGGGCCGCAGCGATCTGGATGGGGTCAAAGTGGCCATTCAGGGGGCCGGGAAAGTGGGCTTTCACTTGCTGGAGCATCTCCTGAAGGCGGGCTGCACCGTCTTTATTTCGGATCTCAACGACGCGGCCCTGGCGCAGGTGCGAGAATGCTACCCCACGGTTAAAACCTGCGACATTTTGCGCCTTTACGAGCAGGAGGTAGACGTCTTCTCTCCCAATGCCATTGGTGGCGCCATTACCGAGGATATCGCCCACGCCCTGAAGGCCCGCATTGTGGCCGGTGGGGCCAATAATCCCCTTTCCAGCGAGAAGGCGGCCAAAATCCTGCATCAGCGAGGCATTTTATACGCCCCGGATTTTGTGATCAACGCCGGTGGGGTGATTATGGTGGCCTGCGAGGTGGAGCATCTTTCCTTTGAAGCGGCCCGGGAGAAAACCATGGGCATCTACGAAACCACCCTGCGGGTGTTTGAGTATGCCCAGCAATCACATCTGCTGCCTTGGAACGCCGCCCAAAAGCTGGCCCTCAATCGCATTGAGGAGGCCCAGGCACGAGGGTATCATTACGGGCGGGGACAGCACACCGAACGGGCCGCCCTGGTCTGATTGCAGACTTTCAGCCCGGTCCAGACGCCAAGGGGCACAGTCTGAACTATACCCTTAGGGGCCAAAGCCGCTGAAGGTGCTTTTGACACTGGCATTGGCCTCGCTGAGGGGCATGACGGTCAGCCCGAACTTGCGCAGCTTACCATCCCGCAAGATGGTCAGGGTCACCACATCGCCCGGCACGTCGGAAATCATGGCGTCCAGTTCCCACAGGCTTTGGTGCAGGGTGCGAACGCCGTTAATGGCCAGGATGGTATCCCCAATTCGCAACCCCTGGGTTTGGGCAGGCGTCCCCCGGAACACCCGCTGCACCACCGGGTAGCGATCGGGCTCCACCAGCATGTCCAATCCCACGATTCCCTTGTTGTCCAACGGGTTGTTGGCCGCTTGGCTGTTCTCCCGGTAGGTCTCCCGGATCACAAAGGGCTTGCCCGCATCCTTGCTTGTGGCGGCGGGGGGCTTTTTTGTGGATGCAATCTGTCCGGCCTGCTGTCTGGCCTGCGGGGCGGGGGAGGCGGTCCATCCCGAAAGGTGCGTGGACAGGACCATGAGGACTGCCAAAATCCCCAGTGGTATTGCCTTATCAGATTGACGCATGCACACACTCCTTCCGCTGGGAATGGTTTTCTGAGGGCCTTTTCAGAACTGTATACAAATCCTTCGAAAAATCAGTGGATAGCCGCGCGCAGGTTTGCCCTTCGAGTCCAATCTTTACAAGAGACGGCTAACATCCTTACAATAGAGTGCCACCGAACACTGTGAATGACATCCTCTCCGCAAGGGAGACCCGGTTTGAGGAGACGCCGTTCGAGCCCTTCCGTTCCTGTGGCTGAGGCCGAGTTGAACCCACTGCCCGCGTGGTGAGTCAGGTTCAGGAATAAGCCAGTCAGGTGACAACCCAGTCAGGTGAAACCCCAGTTAGGTGATAATAATGTCTTCAAAAAACGCAACTGACATGCTGGTGGCCAAGCGAATCATCGTGTCCGGCAAAGTGCAAGGGGTGGGGTTTCGGTACGGCTTGGCCGAGGTGGCCCGGGGCCTGCATATTTGGGGTTGGTGCCGTAATGTGCCCGATGGCACCGTAGAAGCCTTTTTGCAGGGAGAGGCCGGACGGATGGCTCAGGTTCTGGAATGGATCCGGCAAGGTCCCCCCGGGGCTCGGGTGCAACAGGTGCGGATCGAGGATCAGGCGGTGTTGGAGCCCATGCTGGAAGAGACCATTCAAGTTTTTGAGATTCGGCGATGACCGGCTGGCCTTGGCGAAT is drawn from Vampirovibrio chlorellavorus and contains these coding sequences:
- a CDS encoding Glu/Leu/Phe/Val family dehydrogenase, translating into MSYFEMLQTRGHEGVVFCSDAQTGLKAIIAIHDTTLGPALGGCRMKSYASEAEALTDVLRLSRAMTYKSAMAGLNLGGGKSVVILERPEHKTPALLKAFAERINLLKGNYIGAGDVGSNTDDLKILRQHSPYITGLAEADGGLGDSSILTALGVFRGIQAAVFQKLGRSDLDGVKVAIQGAGKVGFHLLEHLLKAGCTVFISDLNDAALAQVRECYPTVKTCDILRLYEQEVDVFSPNAIGGAITEDIAHALKARIVAGGANNPLSSEKAAKILHQRGILYAPDFVINAGGVIMVACEVEHLSFEAAREKTMGIYETTLRVFEYAQQSHLLPWNAAQKLALNRIEEAQARGYHYGRGQHTERAALV
- the rpaB gene encoding response regulator transcription factor RpaB is translated as MSATSEKESASGQKSTGRADKILIVDDEASIRRILETRFKMLGFDTATAADGEEAMDVFNKFLPDIVVLDIMMPKMDGYGVTKEIRKQADTPVIILTALGDVAERITGLELGADDYVVKPFSPKELEARVKCILRRTTSKSGGTPAASKETNNVVAIGHLKVDLNKRQVFKKNERVRLTGMEFSLLELLVNNSGKPFSRGEILQHVWSYPPDHRIDTRVVDVHISRLRSKLETDISNPELILTARGIGYMFQKID
- a CDS encoding PDZ domain-containing protein; its protein translation is MRQSDKAIPLGILAVLMVLSTHLSGWTASPAPQARQQAGQIASTKKPPAATSKDAGKPFVIRETYRENSQAANNPLDNKGIVGLDMLVEPDRYPVVQRVFRGTPAQTQGLRIGDTILAINGVRTLHQSLWELDAMISDVPGDVVTLTILRDGKLRKFGLTVMPLSEANASVKSTFSGFGP
- a CDS encoding YkgJ family cysteine cluster protein, translating into MTNVFAQELGIPLPRCCNLGSCCKGASPSTPYHQLLPRAVAGDDFARGFFSIMVPYATHAEAEQVVPGIVERTLKAAEKQEAFASPADVVFYRCRYQTEDNRCGVWEDRPQFCRDYPDTPFVVMAPGCAFEGWGKACKEKFYALKAEVSRLKELKTELDVLKKAQSLGLSAEASAISDSEVLAPETAYSHPYTKIDELLRAVHNTENLSLILSLTRLYVASPLPSVYFIRFGF
- a CDS encoding acylphosphatase, which translates into the protein MSSKNATDMLVAKRIIVSGKVQGVGFRYGLAEVARGLHIWGWCRNVPDGTVEAFLQGEAGRMAQVLEWIRQGPPGARVQQVRIEDQAVLEPMLEETIQVFEIRR